The Streptomyces sp. SS1-1 genome has a segment encoding these proteins:
- a CDS encoding bifunctional adenosylcobinamide kinase/adenosylcobinamide-phosphate guanylyltransferase, whose translation MELTLLGTGAPAGLPRPDCPCAACASALGEEARAATSLLVDGTLMLDLTPGAAFAAARAGRSLGSVRQVLLTHPHNGPAVEVPAGLPQPGRMPDGRELALLTGHRVRAVAMDAPGTGYEVTGPDGQRLLYLPPGCAPAGLEEGAVGPYDMVVADVVGRPDALAKLRAVGAAGPATDVVAVHLDHDVPPGPELRRRLAAAGARAVPDGTTLVVGAYEQGAEVPRVPRRTLVLGGARSGKSVEAERRLESFPDVLYVATGGTRGGDTEWAQRVAAHRERRPGSWRTTETCDLVPLLAEEGAPLLVDCLSLWLTDAMDAVGAWDDAVWADGGERALRERVRLLVEAVRGARRTVVAVSNEVGSGIVPATASGRRYRDELGRLNAAVAGECEQVLLVVAGQVVVLRG comes from the coding sequence GTGGAACTGACTCTTCTCGGCACCGGCGCCCCCGCGGGACTCCCCCGCCCCGACTGTCCGTGCGCGGCGTGCGCGAGCGCGCTCGGCGAGGAGGCGCGGGCCGCCACCTCGCTCCTCGTGGACGGGACGCTGATGCTCGATCTGACGCCGGGGGCGGCGTTCGCCGCGGCGCGGGCCGGGCGTTCGCTGGGATCCGTACGGCAGGTGCTGCTGACGCATCCGCACAACGGGCCCGCCGTGGAGGTGCCGGCGGGGTTGCCGCAGCCGGGCCGGATGCCGGACGGGCGGGAGCTGGCGCTGCTGACGGGGCATCGGGTGCGGGCGGTCGCCATGGACGCGCCGGGCACCGGCTACGAGGTGACCGGGCCGGACGGGCAGCGCCTGCTGTACCTGCCGCCCGGGTGCGCGCCGGCCGGGCTCGAGGAGGGTGCGGTGGGGCCGTACGACATGGTGGTCGCCGATGTCGTGGGGCGGCCGGACGCGCTGGCGAAGCTGCGGGCGGTGGGGGCGGCCGGGCCGGCCACGGACGTCGTCGCCGTCCATCTGGACCACGACGTGCCGCCGGGGCCCGAGCTGCGGCGGCGGCTGGCGGCGGCGGGGGCGCGGGCGGTGCCGGACGGGACGACGCTGGTGGTGGGCGCGTACGAGCAGGGCGCCGAGGTGCCGCGCGTGCCCCGGCGGACGCTGGTGCTGGGCGGCGCGCGGTCCGGGAAGTCGGTGGAGGCGGAGCGGCGGCTGGAGTCGTTCCCCGACGTGCTGTACGTGGCGACGGGCGGCACGCGGGGCGGGGACACCGAGTGGGCGCAGCGGGTCGCCGCGCACCGGGAGCGGCGGCCGGGGTCCTGGCGGACGACCGAGACCTGCGATCTGGTGCCGCTGCTGGCCGAGGAGGGGGCGCCGCTGCTCGTGGACTGTCTGTCGCTGTGGCTGACGGACGCGATGGACGCGGTGGGGGCGTGGGACGACGCGGTGTGGGCGGACGGTGGGGAGCGGGCGTTGCGGGAACGCGTGCGCTTGCTGGTGGAGGCGGTGCGGGGTGCCCGGCGGACCGTGGTGGCCGTGTCCAACGAGGTGGGGTCGGGGATCGTGCCGGCGACCGCGTCCGGGCGGCGGTACCGGGACGAGTTGGGGCGGCTGAACGCGGCGGTCGCGGGTGAGTGCGAGCAGGTGTTGTTGGTGGTGGCCGGGCAGGTGGTGGTGTTGCGCGGCTGA
- a CDS encoding class I SAM-dependent methyltransferase: MTATAPAERPDTTCAFTLAACREHTFVPRHLGLTRRGPRHLRAAARAALGLPEPESWLDVGTGYGRFPETAKEVFPYTAFDGLDAGHRVLRARVAERVEEAHVGHLTDPRITDRLRARYDVVSMFRHLEHAPDPLAELRAALAVLRPGGHLVLELPNPRCLFARLLGPAWVPHSRPGHLHLLPADALRETLEAHGCTVVATDHRAAHLPYDLAATTSLVLSRLLPSPLDRLGLPLVALAWTLDHLLAPLLSRTPLSNAYRIIAKAP; the protein is encoded by the coding sequence ATGACCGCGACCGCACCCGCCGAACGCCCGGACACCACCTGCGCGTTCACCCTCGCCGCGTGCCGGGAGCACACGTTCGTCCCCCGCCACCTCGGGCTCACCCGACGCGGCCCCCGCCATCTGCGGGCCGCCGCCCGCGCCGCGCTCGGTCTCCCCGAGCCGGAGAGCTGGCTCGACGTGGGCACCGGCTACGGCCGCTTCCCCGAGACGGCCAAGGAGGTCTTCCCCTACACCGCCTTCGACGGGCTCGACGCCGGCCACCGGGTGCTGCGGGCGCGGGTCGCCGAGCGCGTGGAGGAGGCCCACGTCGGGCATCTGACGGACCCCCGCATCACGGACCGGCTGCGCGCCCGCTACGACGTCGTCAGCATGTTCCGGCACCTGGAGCACGCCCCGGACCCGCTCGCGGAGCTGCGCGCTGCCCTCGCCGTCCTGCGGCCCGGCGGCCACCTCGTCCTCGAACTGCCCAACCCGCGCTGCCTGTTCGCGAGGCTCCTCGGCCCGGCCTGGGTCCCGCACAGCCGCCCCGGCCATCTGCACCTGCTGCCGGCCGACGCGCTCCGCGAGACGCTGGAGGCCCACGGCTGCACGGTCGTCGCCACGGACCACCGCGCCGCCCACCTCCCGTACGACCTGGCGGCCACGACGTCCCTGGTCCTGTCCCGCCTGCTCCCGTCCCCCCTGGACCGCCTGGGGCTCCCCCTGGTGGCCCTGGCCTGGACCCTGGACCACCTCCTGGCCCCCCTCCTCAGCCGCACCCCCCTCTCGAACGCCTACAGAATCATCGCGAAGGCCCCATGA
- the cobT gene encoding nicotinate-nucleotide--dimethylbenzimidazole phosphoribosyltransferase — protein sequence MSSLQLDDFSDLIERPDAGVRRDAEARRERQSVPPGALGRLDELGEWLAAAQSAVPVRPVERPKAVLFAGDHGVAELGVSARPAGSAAELVREILEGARPVSVLARRLGVPVRVVDMALDCDPGSLPEDVVRHRVRRGSGRIDVEDALTPEEAEAAFRAGMAVADEEADSGTDLVVLGDVSVGGTTAAGVLVAALCGTDASVVTGRGGVAIDDLAWMRKCAAIRDALRRARPVLGDQLQLLATVGGADLAAITGFLLQSAVRKLPVVLDGVVVAACALVGQRVAFRAPDWWLAAHVSGEPGQAKALDRMALEPLLDHGVRVGEGTGGLLALPLVQAAASLAAELPETPAKTADEPQETAAE from the coding sequence ATGAGCTCGCTTCAACTCGACGACTTCAGTGATCTGATCGAGCGCCCCGACGCGGGGGTGCGCCGTGACGCCGAGGCACGCCGTGAGCGCCAGAGCGTGCCGCCGGGGGCGCTGGGCCGCCTCGACGAGCTGGGCGAGTGGCTGGCCGCCGCCCAGTCCGCGGTGCCGGTGCGGCCGGTCGAACGGCCCAAGGCCGTGCTGTTCGCCGGGGACCACGGGGTCGCCGAGCTCGGCGTGTCGGCGCGCCCGGCGGGCAGCGCCGCGGAGCTGGTGCGGGAGATCCTGGAGGGCGCCCGGCCGGTGTCCGTGCTGGCGCGCCGGCTCGGCGTCCCGGTCCGGGTGGTCGACATGGCCCTGGACTGCGACCCGGGTTCGCTCCCGGAGGACGTCGTACGGCACCGGGTGCGGCGCGGCAGCGGCCGTATCGACGTCGAGGACGCGCTGACGCCGGAGGAGGCCGAGGCGGCGTTCCGGGCGGGGATGGCCGTCGCCGACGAGGAGGCCGACTCCGGTACGGACCTGGTGGTGCTGGGCGACGTGAGCGTCGGCGGGACCACGGCGGCCGGGGTGCTGGTCGCCGCGCTGTGCGGGACGGACGCCTCCGTGGTCACCGGGCGGGGCGGGGTCGCCATCGACGACCTGGCGTGGATGCGCAAGTGCGCCGCGATCCGGGACGCGCTGCGCCGGGCGCGGCCGGTGCTGGGCGACCAGTTGCAGCTGCTGGCGACGGTGGGCGGGGCGGACCTCGCCGCGATCACCGGGTTCCTGCTGCAGAGCGCGGTGCGCAAGCTGCCGGTCGTCCTGGACGGGGTCGTGGTCGCCGCCTGCGCGCTGGTGGGCCAGCGGGTCGCGTTCCGGGCGCCGGACTGGTGGCTGGCCGCGCACGTCAGCGGGGAGCCGGGCCAGGCGAAGGCGCTGGACCGGATGGCTTTGGAACCCCTGCTCGACCACGGTGTCCGGGTCGGCGAGGGCACCGGCGGACTGCTGGCCCTGCCGCTGGTCCAGGCCGCCGCGTCCCTCGCGGCGGAACTGCCGGAGACCCCGGCGAAGACGGCGGACGAGCCGCAGGAGACCGCTGCGGAGTAA
- a CDS encoding adenosylcobinamide-GDP ribazoletransferase, producing MTPPPAHGLRFAFGTLSVLPVRVERWDRDAARGGMLCAPLVGVVLGCGAAVVALVLLFLGAGPLLAAVAAAAVPAVLTRGLHLDGLADTADGLGSGKPAEDALRIMKQSDIGPFGVITLLFVLLAQVAALARLYGDSWARGALATVVAAVTARLALTLAARAGVPPARPEGLGAAVAGVVPARAAAGVAAAVTVVAAAAGALLGADDVVRTGVAVLAALGCAELLLRHCVRRFGGVTGDVFGGLAETAATTAFVVLSLG from the coding sequence ATGACCCCACCGCCCGCGCACGGCCTCCGTTTCGCCTTCGGCACGCTGAGCGTGCTCCCGGTACGGGTGGAGCGCTGGGACCGGGACGCGGCGCGCGGCGGGATGCTGTGCGCCCCGCTGGTGGGGGTGGTGCTGGGGTGCGGTGCGGCGGTCGTGGCCCTGGTGCTGCTGTTCCTGGGCGCCGGTCCGCTGCTCGCGGCCGTCGCGGCGGCCGCCGTACCGGCCGTCCTCACCCGGGGGCTGCATCTGGACGGGCTCGCCGACACCGCGGACGGCCTCGGCAGCGGCAAGCCGGCCGAGGACGCGCTGCGGATCATGAAGCAGTCGGACATCGGGCCGTTCGGTGTGATCACCCTGCTGTTCGTGCTGCTCGCGCAGGTCGCCGCGCTGGCGCGGCTGTACGGCGACTCGTGGGCCCGGGGCGCCCTGGCGACCGTCGTCGCGGCCGTCACCGCCCGGCTCGCGCTCACCCTCGCCGCCCGGGCGGGGGTGCCGCCCGCCCGCCCGGAGGGGCTGGGGGCGGCGGTCGCCGGGGTGGTCCCGGCGCGGGCCGCGGCCGGCGTCGCGGCGGCCGTGACCGTGGTGGCCGCCGCCGCGGGGGCGCTCCTCGGCGCGGACGACGTGGTGCGCACCGGGGTCGCGGTCCTGGCCGCGCTCGGCTGCGCCGAACTGCTGCTGCGGCACTGCGTCCGCCGCTTCGGCGGGGTCACCGGGGACGTCTTCGGCGGCCTCGCGGAGACGGCGGCCACGACCGCGTTCGTCGTGCTGTCACTGGGCTGA
- a CDS encoding leucyl aminopeptidase: MTALTLSTAAAPGLRADALVIGVAKGSGSKGAGLVVAPGAEAVDQAYDGKLAGILETLGASGSEGEVTKLPAPSGFKTPVVVAVGLGTLPEDEEAGFDGEALRKAAGVAARALTGSKKAAFALPLADAADLGAIAEGVLLGAYSFDTYKDGSGDRKNGKAPLAEAALLGAKPRDKAHKAALERATAVSEELNRARDLINTPPNDLNPESFAAIATAAAKEHGIKVQVLDEKALAKGGYGGILGVGAGSASGPRLVKLTYTHSRNAKHLALVGKGITYDSGGISLKPAGHNETMKCDMSGAAAVFAAVVAAARLGLEVNVTGWLALAENMPSGSATRPGDVLRMFSGKTVEVLNTDAEGRLVLADALWAASQEKPDAIVDVATLTGAMVLALGNRTFGVMANDDAFRAAVVEAAEEVGEPSWPMPLPEHLRKGMDSPTADIANMGERMGGGLVAGLFLREFVGEGITWAHLDIAGPAFNEGGPFGYTPKGGTGSAVRTLVRLAELTAAGDLG; encoded by the coding sequence GTGACTGCTCTGACTCTCAGCACCGCCGCGGCGCCCGGCCTGCGCGCCGACGCGCTCGTGATCGGTGTCGCCAAGGGCTCCGGCTCCAAGGGCGCGGGCCTGGTCGTCGCCCCCGGCGCCGAGGCCGTGGACCAGGCGTACGACGGCAAGCTCGCCGGCATCCTGGAGACCCTCGGCGCCTCCGGCTCCGAGGGCGAGGTGACGAAGCTCCCCGCCCCGTCCGGCTTCAAGACCCCGGTCGTCGTGGCCGTCGGCCTCGGCACCCTGCCCGAGGACGAGGAGGCCGGCTTCGACGGCGAGGCCCTGCGCAAGGCGGCCGGTGTGGCCGCGCGCGCCCTGACCGGCTCCAAGAAGGCCGCGTTCGCGCTGCCGCTGGCCGACGCCGCCGACCTCGGCGCGATCGCCGAGGGCGTCCTGCTGGGCGCCTACTCCTTCGACACGTACAAGGACGGCTCCGGGGACCGCAAGAACGGCAAGGCGCCCCTCGCCGAGGCCGCGCTGCTCGGCGCCAAGCCCCGCGACAAGGCGCACAAGGCCGCCCTGGAGCGCGCCACGGCCGTCTCCGAGGAGCTGAACCGCGCCCGCGACCTCATCAACACCCCGCCGAACGACCTCAACCCCGAGTCGTTCGCCGCGATCGCCACGGCGGCCGCCAAGGAGCACGGCATCAAGGTGCAGGTGCTCGACGAGAAGGCGCTCGCCAAGGGCGGCTACGGCGGCATCCTGGGCGTCGGCGCCGGTTCCGCCTCCGGCCCGCGCCTGGTGAAGCTGACGTACACGCACTCGCGCAACGCCAAGCACCTCGCGCTCGTCGGCAAGGGCATCACCTACGACTCGGGCGGCATCTCGCTGAAGCCGGCCGGTCACAACGAGACGATGAAGTGCGACATGAGCGGTGCCGCCGCCGTGTTCGCCGCGGTCGTCGCCGCCGCGCGGCTCGGCCTGGAGGTCAACGTCACCGGCTGGCTGGCGCTGGCCGAGAACATGCCCTCCGGCTCCGCCACCCGTCCCGGTGACGTGCTGCGCATGTTCAGCGGCAAGACCGTCGAGGTCCTCAACACCGACGCCGAGGGCCGGCTGGTCCTGGCCGACGCGCTGTGGGCGGCCTCCCAGGAGAAGCCGGACGCCATCGTCGACGTGGCGACGCTGACCGGCGCGATGGTGCTGGCGCTCGGCAACCGCACCTTCGGCGTGATGGCCAACGACGACGCGTTCCGCGCCGCCGTCGTGGAGGCCGCCGAGGAGGTCGGCGAGCCGTCCTGGCCGATGCCGCTGCCGGAGCACCTGCGCAAGGGCATGGACTCCCCGACCGCCGACATCGCCAACATGGGCGAGCGGATGGGCGGCGGCCTGGTCGCCGGTCTCTTCCTGCGCGAGTTCGTGGGCGAGGGCATCACCTGGGCGCACCTCGACATCGCGGGCCCGGCGTTCAACGAGGGCGGCCCGTTCGGGTACACCCCCAAGGGCGGCACGGGCTCCGCGGTGCGGACGCTGGTGCGGCTGGCCGAGCTGACGGCCGCGGGCGACCTGGGCTGA
- the lpdA gene encoding dihydrolipoyl dehydrogenase has product MANDASTVFDLVILGGGSGGYAAALRGAQLGLDVALIEKDKVGGTCLHRGCIPTKALLHAGEIADQARESAQFGVKATFEGIDIAGVHKYKDGVIAGLYKGLQGLVASRKVTYIEGEGRLSSPTSVDVNGQRVQGRHVLLATGSVPKSLPGLDIDGDRIISSDHALVLDRVPKSAIILGGGVIGVEFASAWKSFGADVTVIEGLKHLVPVEDENSSKLLERAFRKRGIKFNLGTFFQKAEYTQDGVKVTLADGKEFEAEVLLVAVGRGPVSQGLGYEEQGVAMDRGYVLVDEYMRTNVPTISAVGDLVPTLQLAHVGFAEGILVAERLAGLKTVPIDYDGVPRVTYCHPEVASVGITEAKAKEIYGADKVVALKYNLAGNGKSKILNTAGEIKLVQVKDGAVVGVHMVGDRMGEQVGEAQLIYNWEALPAEVAQLIHAHPTQNEALGEAHLALAGKPLHAHD; this is encoded by the coding sequence GTGGCGAACGACGCCAGCACCGTTTTCGACCTAGTGATCCTCGGCGGTGGTAGTGGCGGTTACGCCGCGGCCCTGCGCGGAGCGCAGCTGGGCCTGGACGTCGCCCTGATCGAGAAGGACAAGGTCGGCGGCACCTGCCTGCACCGGGGATGCATCCCCACCAAGGCCCTGCTGCATGCGGGCGAGATCGCCGACCAGGCCCGCGAGAGCGCGCAGTTCGGTGTGAAGGCCACCTTCGAGGGCATCGACATCGCCGGTGTCCACAAGTACAAGGACGGCGTGATCGCCGGTCTGTACAAGGGGCTCCAGGGCCTCGTGGCCTCCCGCAAGGTGACGTACATCGAGGGTGAGGGCCGGCTGTCCTCCCCCACCTCCGTCGACGTGAACGGGCAGCGGGTCCAGGGCCGCCACGTGCTGCTCGCGACCGGTTCCGTGCCGAAGTCGCTGCCGGGCCTGGACATCGACGGCGACCGGATCATCTCCTCGGACCACGCCCTCGTCCTGGACCGCGTGCCGAAGTCCGCGATCATCCTGGGCGGCGGCGTCATCGGCGTCGAGTTCGCCTCGGCGTGGAAGTCGTTCGGCGCCGACGTCACCGTCATCGAGGGCCTCAAGCACCTCGTCCCGGTCGAGGACGAGAACAGCTCCAAGCTCCTGGAGCGCGCCTTCCGCAAGCGCGGCATCAAGTTCAACCTGGGCACCTTCTTCCAGAAGGCCGAGTACACCCAGGACGGCGTCAAGGTCACCCTCGCCGACGGCAAGGAGTTCGAGGCCGAGGTGCTGCTGGTCGCCGTCGGCCGCGGCCCGGTCTCGCAGGGCCTCGGCTACGAGGAGCAGGGCGTCGCGATGGACCGCGGCTACGTCCTCGTCGACGAGTACATGCGCACCAACGTGCCGACCATCTCCGCCGTCGGTGACCTCGTCCCGACCCTCCAGCTCGCGCACGTCGGCTTCGCCGAGGGCATCCTGGTGGCCGAGCGGCTGGCCGGTCTGAAGACCGTCCCGATCGACTACGACGGTGTCCCCCGCGTGACCTACTGCCACCCCGAGGTCGCCTCCGTCGGCATCACCGAGGCCAAGGCCAAGGAGATCTACGGCGCGGACAAGGTCGTCGCCCTGAAGTACAACCTCGCGGGCAACGGCAAGAGCAAGATCCTGAACACCGCGGGCGAGATCAAGCTCGTCCAGGTCAAGGACGGCGCCGTGGTCGGCGTCCACATGGTCGGCGACCGTATGGGCGAGCAGGTCGGCGAGGCCCAGCTGATCTACAACTGGGAGGCGCTGCCGGCCGAGGTCGCCCAGCTCATCCACGCCCACCCGACGCAGAACGAGGCGCTCGGCGAGGCCCACCTGGCGCTGGCGGGCAAGCCGCTGCACGCGCACGACTGA
- the sucB gene encoding 2-oxoglutarate dehydrogenase, E2 component, dihydrolipoamide succinyltransferase, which translates to MAVSVTLPALGESVTEGTVTRWLKAEGERVEADEPLLEVSTDKVDTEIPSPASGVLSSIKVAEDETVEVGAELAVIDDGSGAPAAAPAPAAEPEPEPAAAPEPAAAAPSTEQAAPAPAPTAEAASGGGSAEGTDVVLPALGESVTEGTVTRWLKSVGDSVEADEPLLEVSTDKVDTEIPAPASGTLLEIVVGEDETAEVGAKLAVIGAAGAAPAAAPAQEAPAPAAAPAPAQPAAPAPAPAAPAAPAAAAPAPAQPAAPAPAPAAPAPAPAAPAPAKAPAAPAAQATDEGAYVTPLVRKLAAEHGVDLGSVKGTGVGGRIRKQDVIAAAEAAKAAAAAPAPAAAAAPAAKKAPTLEASPLRGQTVKMPRIRKVIGDNMVKALHEQAQLSSVVEVDVTRLMRLRAQAKDSFAAREGVKLSPMPFFVKAAAQALKAHPVINAKINEAEGTITYFDTENVGIAVDSEKGLMTPVIKHAGDLNIAGIAKATAELAGKVRGNKITPDELSGATFTISNTGSRGALFDTIIVPPGQVAILGIGATVKRPAVIETEEGTVIGVRDMTYLTLSYDHRLVDGADAARYLTAVKAILEAGEFEVELGL; encoded by the coding sequence ATGGCGGTTTCCGTAACCCTTCCGGCGCTCGGCGAGAGCGTCACCGAGGGCACTGTCACCCGCTGGCTGAAGGCCGAGGGTGAGCGCGTCGAGGCCGACGAGCCGCTGCTCGAGGTCTCCACCGACAAGGTCGACACCGAGATCCCCTCCCCCGCGTCCGGCGTGCTGTCCTCCATCAAGGTCGCCGAGGACGAGACCGTCGAGGTCGGCGCCGAGCTGGCCGTGATCGACGACGGCAGCGGTGCCCCGGCCGCCGCCCCGGCCCCGGCCGCCGAGCCCGAGCCCGAGCCCGCCGCGGCTCCGGAGCCGGCCGCCGCCGCGCCGTCCACCGAGCAGGCCGCCCCGGCGCCCGCCCCGACCGCCGAGGCCGCGTCCGGCGGCGGCTCCGCCGAGGGCACGGACGTCGTCCTGCCCGCGCTCGGCGAGTCCGTCACCGAGGGCACCGTCACCCGCTGGCTGAAGTCGGTCGGTGACTCCGTCGAGGCCGACGAGCCGCTGCTCGAGGTCTCCACGGACAAGGTCGACACCGAGATCCCCGCCCCCGCGTCCGGCACCCTGCTGGAGATCGTGGTCGGCGAGGACGAGACGGCCGAGGTCGGCGCCAAGCTCGCCGTCATCGGTGCCGCGGGTGCCGCTCCGGCGGCCGCCCCGGCGCAGGAGGCCCCGGCCCCCGCCGCCGCCCCGGCTCCGGCCCAGCCCGCCGCGCCCGCCCCGGCCCCCGCCGCTCCGGCCGCGCCCGCCGCCGCAGCCCCGGCTCCGGCCCAGCCCGCCGCCCCGGCCCCCGCTCCGGCGGCACCGGCCCCGGCCCCGGCCGCTCCGGCTCCGGCGAAGGCCCCCGCGGCTCCCGCCGCCCAGGCGACCGACGAGGGCGCCTACGTCACCCCGCTGGTGCGCAAGCTCGCCGCCGAGCATGGCGTCGACCTGGGCTCCGTCAAGGGCACCGGCGTCGGCGGCCGTATCCGCAAGCAGGACGTCATCGCCGCCGCCGAGGCCGCGAAGGCCGCCGCGGCCGCTCCGGCGCCCGCCGCCGCTGCCGCCCCGGCCGCCAAGAAGGCGCCGACCCTGGAGGCCTCCCCCCTCCGCGGCCAGACCGTCAAGATGCCGCGCATCCGCAAGGTCATCGGCGACAACATGGTCAAGGCGCTGCACGAGCAGGCGCAGCTGTCCTCGGTCGTCGAGGTCGACGTCACCCGCCTGATGCGCCTGCGCGCCCAGGCCAAGGACTCCTTCGCCGCGCGCGAGGGCGTCAAGCTCTCCCCGATGCCGTTCTTCGTCAAGGCGGCGGCCCAGGCGCTGAAGGCCCACCCGGTCATCAACGCCAAGATCAACGAGGCCGAGGGCACGATCACCTACTTCGACACCGAGAACGTCGGTATCGCGGTGGACTCCGAGAAGGGCCTGATGACCCCGGTCATCAAGCACGCCGGCGACCTCAACATCGCGGGCATCGCCAAGGCCACGGCGGAGCTGGCGGGCAAGGTCCGCGGCAACAAGATCACGCCCGACGAGCTGTCCGGGGCGACCTTCACCATCTCCAACACCGGTTCGCGCGGTGCGCTCTTCGACACGATCATCGTGCCGCCGGGCCAGGTCGCGATCCTCGGCATCGGTGCCACGGTCAAGCGCCCGGCGGTCATCGAGACCGAGGAGGGCACGGTCATCGGCGTCCGCGACATGACGTACCTGACCCTGTCCTACGACCACCGCCTGGTGGACGGCGCCGACGCGGCCCGTTACCTGACGGCGGTCAAGGCGATCCTCGAGGCCGGCGAGTTCGAGGTCGAGCTCGGCCTCTGA
- a CDS encoding GntR family transcriptional regulator — protein sequence MTAPVIHSLREQIREHILEGIISGRWQPGERIVERRIATELEVSQTPVREALRELESLRLIESAPNKGVRVRNLTAGDLEESYPVRAGLEAIAAELAADTLAEDCSALEPHVAALYEADRDADGTGQVRHTVGFHRELVRAAGNSVLLHTWEGLGIEVFTALSIRWLGTVQQSYAEEHEELVQAFRRRDPRIAELVKAHVLGCAPRA from the coding sequence ATGACCGCCCCCGTCATCCACTCGCTGCGCGAACAGATCCGCGAGCACATCCTCGAGGGGATCATCAGCGGGCGCTGGCAGCCGGGCGAGCGGATCGTCGAGCGGCGCATCGCCACCGAGCTGGAGGTCAGCCAGACCCCGGTCCGTGAGGCCCTGCGCGAGCTGGAGTCGCTGCGGCTGATCGAGTCCGCCCCCAACAAGGGCGTCCGGGTGCGGAACCTGACCGCGGGCGACCTGGAGGAGAGCTACCCCGTCCGGGCCGGCCTCGAGGCCATCGCCGCCGAGCTGGCCGCGGACACCCTCGCCGAGGACTGCTCCGCGCTGGAACCGCACGTGGCGGCGCTGTACGAGGCCGACCGGGACGCCGACGGCACCGGCCAGGTGCGGCACACGGTGGGCTTCCACCGCGAGCTGGTGCGGGCCGCGGGCAACTCGGTGCTGCTGCACACCTGGGAGGGTCTCGGCATCGAGGTCTTCACGGCGCTGTCCATCCGCTGGCTCGGCACCGTTCAGCAGTCGTACGCGGAGGAGCACGAGGAGCTGGTCCAGGCGTTCCGCCGGCGGGACCCGAGGATCGCGGAACTGGTGAAGGCGCACGTCCTCGGCTGCGCCCCGCGGGCCTGA